The Lytechinus pictus isolate F3 Inbred chromosome 14, Lp3.0, whole genome shotgun sequence genomic sequence ACGTGTGTTagtggtacatgtatacagagaGCGCCTGTATGATTTTATGACAGAAATTCTCTTCATATCTGAGAGTGCAATATAGTGTATTTTTAGGGTTCTCCTGTGGACGGATTCTTTTGTTATCGGATCGAACATTGTTTGGGTCATTGACGATATTTggatttttatttgtatagCATACCAGGCACCCCGTGTGCCCAGAGGTAGCATGTTGGGGGTGATACAAGCGACCGAATTTATCCCCCCCTCCGAACGTAGTGACCCCTTTACATCGGAAAACCTTCACGCTGTGACgtcatttgaaaataatgaacatttttagaaaatgattATATATGTCTAGGACGTATCGACAACTTCgttttttttagattatgaaATCGTGCAGCAGCGCTAGGTATGTGTCGCATTATATTTGACGTTGCGTTTGTGGTGTTCCACTGagaaaatattcctttttaaaGGGATAATTCTTTACACCCTCTTTGGAAAGTATATGGGGCCAgggaactttaaaaaaaaagaagtgggatggggggggggctggcttGGTCTCtgtctttttcaattttcacaagGACAGACTTGCCACCTGTAGGCCCACGCCTATACGTTAATATGTCTTTATCAGAAAGAGTACGGGACTATATAAGGAACAgatgggcggggggggggggaggtctaACCCCCACTTTGAATTAAACGTGTACAGAACGTGAAAATCATAATCTAGTAGTGATTGTATAGATGTGTGGCCCATGGACCCCATGCACCACGTGTAACAAATACAGTAGAATACAAGTCTATGGCGAACAAAGGAGTTTAActcaatacaaaattaaaataccaAAAGTTTGCATCTTTACGGTTCGATTATTGGGTCCAGTTATAATAACTCACCATTTTGGAAAGGAATTTTGGTAACGGGGTCAATTTCCAAAACCGTTGCTGAGGTATACGTTCCTTTCTTGGTACATGTCTCAATCATCTTCTCGACAGGATCAACGCCGTGCATATTTGTGTAGCCATTGTCATGTAGCTGTTGAATTCATAAGCAAAAGTAAGGAGTCTATTTTGAAAATCTCTAGATTTAAAGCGATTGCATGGTCTGGAGCTTTCGAGGTGAATCGGGAGGGTaacaaagtgttttttttaattgccaaatttttttattcagcaTTGCCAGAAAATTGGCGTTTCTTTTTGTAGGCCTACGATAACGTTTGGCAGTATTTGGGGGTCATTAAATTTACTGGTTTTAAAGGTGAAGTTGAAACATAGGCCTACTTGGTAAAACTCTCGATTTCTATCAAACATTTATGGAGATTAACCTTTTACTGCATGATATTGGATCAAAGTTCTCCAAAATTTCAACCAAGagcatgaaatatgaaattagtGGAGATGTCAAGATCAAAACATTTTTGTATTTAGAAAAGATTTCTAATTAAGATTCAAATTTCTGTTTAATACCAGATCAGCCACCAGTCCCGTGCCACACCCGAAGTCGAGAATCCTTGATCCTTTATCAGGAACCCATGACATCACTCTATTAGCTGCTTCTGTAGGGGCTTGGTAGGATAAAGCTGCCATATCCTGTGGTATCAATTCAACAGATGAAGAAGAAATAACCCTAAGAAACAATACAGTGAAATGAGTCAATATCTAAGGGACAGAACATGGCGTATAGGCCTATACCGGCTGCAGAGGCGGCGGAACATCAGGCTCGGACAAAGAAGGTGGAGGAGCACCT encodes the following:
- the LOC129276272 gene encoding methyltransferase-like protein 27, which translates into the protein MASTSISSEEEAWENVREVVGKGDQATINQGYTKWNDYEKDMAALSYQAPTEAANRVMSWVPDKGSRILDFGCGTGLVADLLHDNGYTNMHGVDPVEKMIETCTKKGTYTSATVLEIDPVTKIPFQNGELL